A genomic stretch from Acetobacter ascendens includes:
- a CDS encoding NAD(P)/FAD-dependent oxidoreductase gives MTQTENSTTPDLRYTVVVVGGGSAGIAVAARLLRERSTLDIAIIDPATTHAYQPGWTLVGAGVMKLRSTLDQEGGVIPKGCTWLRAAAASFQPDDNMLTLEDGRTVAYNRLIVCPGLQLDWNKIEGLTDTLGRNGVCSNYSKDTVEYTWTCIQSLSGGTALFTQPPMPIKCAGAPQKIAYLASDYWRKQGTLNRTNVDFCMTGDALFGVGYYRPGLQEAVDYYGINVLYKHTLIAVNGPEHKATFAVTGPDGKVTNVVKEFDMLHVTPPQSAPDFIKKSPLANEGGWLDVDPSTLQHTKYPLIFGMGDVIGTSNAKTMAAARAQTPVVTANVLASLDGKPLTSSYDGYGACPLTVAYGKIILAEFLYGGKPAPSFPYDQRKPSRFAWFLKTIVFPRVYWDMMLKGRDIEMPHHPEWVKK, from the coding sequence ATGACTCAAACAGAAAACTCCACAACACCAGATCTACGCTACACTGTTGTTGTCGTGGGTGGTGGATCGGCCGGTATTGCCGTAGCAGCGCGCCTGCTGCGTGAACGCTCCACACTGGATATTGCCATTATCGACCCCGCAACCACCCACGCCTATCAGCCGGGCTGGACACTGGTTGGCGCAGGCGTAATGAAGCTGCGGAGCACGCTGGATCAGGAAGGTGGCGTTATTCCCAAAGGCTGCACATGGCTGCGTGCTGCTGCGGCATCCTTCCAGCCAGATGACAACATGCTTACGCTGGAAGATGGCCGCACCGTTGCTTACAACCGCCTGATTGTTTGCCCCGGCCTCCAGCTTGATTGGAACAAGATTGAAGGCCTGACAGATACGCTGGGCCGTAACGGCGTGTGCAGTAACTATTCCAAAGATACTGTGGAATATACATGGACATGCATTCAGTCCCTTTCCGGCGGCACGGCATTGTTTACCCAGCCGCCTATGCCTATCAAATGCGCTGGTGCGCCGCAGAAAATTGCCTATCTGGCATCTGATTACTGGCGCAAGCAAGGCACGCTTAACCGCACTAATGTAGATTTCTGCATGACGGGTGATGCGCTATTTGGCGTTGGTTACTATCGCCCCGGTTTGCAGGAAGCCGTGGATTATTATGGCATTAACGTACTGTACAAACACACGCTGATTGCCGTAAACGGGCCGGAACACAAGGCAACCTTTGCCGTTACCGGGCCAGATGGCAAAGTTACAAATGTGGTGAAAGAGTTTGACATGCTGCATGTCACCCCACCACAGAGTGCTCCGGACTTCATCAAGAAAAGCCCCTTGGCAAATGAAGGTGGTTGGCTGGATGTAGACCCCAGCACGCTCCAGCACACCAAGTATCCGCTTATCTTTGGTATGGGCGATGTTATCGGCACATCCAACGCCAAAACCATGGCCGCTGCCCGTGCGCAAACCCCTGTGGTGACAGCAAACGTTCTGGCATCCCTGGATGGCAAGCCGCTGACAAGCAGCTACGATGGCTACGGTGCCTGCCCGCTAACCGTTGCCTATGGCAAGATTATTCTGGCTGAGTTCCTGTATGGCGGCAAACCTGCCCCCAGCTTCCCTTACGATCAGCGCAAGCCTAGCCGCTTTGCTTGGTTCCTGAAGACAATCGTATTCCCCCGTGTTTACTGGGATATGATGTTGAAGGGGCGTGATATTGAAATGCCGCACCATCCTGAATGGGTGAAAAAGTAA